Proteins co-encoded in one Phoenix dactylifera cultivar Barhee BC4 unplaced genomic scaffold, palm_55x_up_171113_PBpolish2nd_filt_p 001001F, whole genome shotgun sequence genomic window:
- the LOC120107753 gene encoding uncharacterized protein LOC120107753 → MGFLYHMMEKAKAQIMEADVAHAQEYIDIIERRWGAQMGRKLHLAAYYLNPRFQYESGIGMDDELLHALRNVIYKMEPDPEVAASCIEETKLFREGSHSFGQRPAIVSKTTMSPGTIQICKIFLHLNYNPMLDLMSPSFGLACGPAAGARA, encoded by the exons ATGGGctttttgtatcacatgatggagaaGGCAAAGGCTCAGATCATGGAGGCAGATGTAGCCCATGCCCAGgagtacatcgacatcattgagcGGCGGTGGGGAGCCCAAATGGGTAGGAAattgcatctagcag catactatcTGAATCCCCGGTTTCAGTACGAGAgtggaattggtatggatgatgaacttcttcatgctctgcgtaatgttatttataagatggagcctgatccagaagTCGCCGCGTCATGTATAGAAGAG accaaattatttagagagggcagccACAGCTTTGGACAGCGACCAGCTATCGTGAGCAAGACAACTATGAGTCCAGGTACAATACAAATCTGCAAGATATTTTTGCATCTGAATTATAATCCTATGCTCGACTTGATGAGCCCGAGCTTTGGACTGGCTTGCGGCccagcagcaggagcccgagcttga